Proteins encoded in a region of the Tripterygium wilfordii isolate XIE 37 chromosome 21, ASM1340144v1, whole genome shotgun sequence genome:
- the LOC119988408 gene encoding uncharacterized protein LOC119988408 isoform X1: protein MRRYVITQRDSEALDILQSGSWLQLQQGQVFVFFLDHVHPHDLNFCEKEAIHLNGREEIFCSARLESLDGASFYYCGECYFFLHKTCAELPTMIKHPSHRKHPLILRPSPINGSSPSYCGMCGLDLLSFVYNCYDCNSDIDIGCAKLARCFIQPESHKHHFTKWSMSDPFTCFFCGTYSDRSGLLLGNWLPSICTNCQVVVHTKCISLPFTVHLPQHDHPLIHTYCIPESQSIALICGICDREVNREFGCYSCQNCPCIVHANCALNNVEEVGQKFWAEGIETIEDELLEQEIEHFSHPRHKLFLVQNHDDAHEIETKCDGCMSLISCPFYKCLECDFSLHISCSKLPKQINHPLHKKHPLTLVPNDDNFVFHCWACWNWCHGLSYRCLTCNYFRIDVRCALVNPLEFYHDSHEHPLSIYTESNNCAQCISCGKHRWTCLFLQCKEECPFALDYRCATLPRTFKYEYDEHPLVLSYQQNDDSNGYLYCDICDQNRDPNHWFYGCPNYTECPNYVHPKCAHGNYLYVKLGTSIKAPNLHEHELFFISREQDFLPCYLCSKKDQELSVECHMEDCNFSVHCDCAFLKP, encoded by the coding sequence ATCACGTCCACCCTCACGATCTCAACTTCTGTGAAAAGGAAGCCATACACCTAAATGGCCGTGAAGAAATCTTTTGCAGTGCGCGCTTGGAATCATTGGATGGTGCTAGCTTCTACTATTGCGGTGAGTGTTATTTCTTTCTTCACAAGACCTGTGCGGAGTTGCCCACTATGATTAAACACCCCTCACACCGTAAACACCCTTTGATTCTTCGCCCGAGTCCAATTAATGGTTCTAGTCCTTCTTACTGTGGTATGTGTGGGCTTGACCTTTTGAGCTTCGTTTACAATTGCTATGATTGCAACTCTGACATTGATATCGGTTGCGCTAAGCTTGCACGGTGCTTCATTCAACCTGAAAGTCACAAGCATCATTTCACTAAGTGGAGTATGTCTGATCCATTTACATGTTTCTTCTGTGGCACATATAGTGATCGATCTGGACTCTTGTTAGGAAATTGGCTACCTTCTATTTGCACTAATTGTCAGGTTGTTGTTCACACTAAATGTATATCATTGCCATTCACAGTCCATTTACCACAACATGATCACCCCCTCATCCACACTTATTGCATTCCTGAAAGTCAATCTATTGCTTTAATTTGTGGAATTTGTGATAGGGAAGTGAACAGAGAATTTGGATGTTattcttgtcaaaattgtcCGTGTATTGTCCATGCCAACTGTGCACTGAACAATGTAGAAGAGGTGGGACAAAAGTTCTGGGCGGAAGGAATTGAGACAATAGAGGACGAATTACTTGAGCAAGAGATTGAACATTTCAGTCATCCTCGTCATAAATTATTTCTGGTACAAAATCATGATGATGCTCATGAGATTGAAACAAAATGCGATGGGTGCATGAGTCTAATCTCTTGTCCTTTTTACAAATGTCTAGAATGTGATTTTTCTCTCCACATCAGCTGTTCCAAATTACCAAAACAAATCAATCACCCACTTCACAAAAAACACCCCTTAACCCTTGTTCCAAACGATGACAATTTCGTCTTCCATTGTTGGGCTTGTTGGAATTGGTGTCATGGCTTGTCCTATCGTTGTCTAACTTGTAACTACTTCAGAATTGATGTCCGGTGTGCTTTAGTCAATCCTTTAGAATTCTACCATGATAGTCATGAGCACCCCCTCAGTATATACACCGAAAGCAATAACTGTGCACAATGTATTTCTTGCGGCAAGCATCGCTGGACATGCTTGTTCCTCCAATGCAAAGAAGAATGTCCCTTCGCATTAGACTATAGATGCGCCACACTACCACGTACATTCAAGTATGAGTACGATGAACATCCTCTTGTCCTCTCATACCAACAAAATGATGATTCTAATGGGTATCTTTATTGTGATATTTGTGACCAAAATAGAGATCCTAATCATTGGTTTTACGGTTGTCCAAATTATACCGAGTGTCCGAATTATGTTCATCCCAAATGTGCTCATGGTAACTACCTCTACGTCAAGCTAGGAACCAGTATCAAGGCTCCCAATTTGCACGAACACGAGCTCTTTTTCATCTCAAGGGAGCAAGATTTCCTTCCATGCTACTTGTGCAGCAAGAAGGATCAAGAACTGTCCGTTGAATGTCACATGGAAGACTGCAACTTTAGCGTTCATTGCGATTGTGCCTTCTTAAAACCGTAA
- the LOC119988408 gene encoding uncharacterized protein LOC119988408 isoform X2 codes for MIKHPSHRKHPLILRPSPINGSSPSYCGMCGLDLLSFVYNCYDCNSDIDIGCAKLARCFIQPESHKHHFTKWSMSDPFTCFFCGTYSDRSGLLLGNWLPSICTNCQVVVHTKCISLPFTVHLPQHDHPLIHTYCIPESQSIALICGICDREVNREFGCYSCQNCPCIVHANCALNNVEEVGQKFWAEGIETIEDELLEQEIEHFSHPRHKLFLVQNHDDAHEIETKCDGCMSLISCPFYKCLECDFSLHISCSKLPKQINHPLHKKHPLTLVPNDDNFVFHCWACWNWCHGLSYRCLTCNYFRIDVRCALVNPLEFYHDSHEHPLSIYTESNNCAQCISCGKHRWTCLFLQCKEECPFALDYRCATLPRTFKYEYDEHPLVLSYQQNDDSNGYLYCDICDQNRDPNHWFYGCPNYTECPNYVHPKCAHGNYLYVKLGTSIKAPNLHEHELFFISREQDFLPCYLCSKKDQELSVECHMEDCNFSVHCDCAFLKP; via the coding sequence ATGATTAAACACCCCTCACACCGTAAACACCCTTTGATTCTTCGCCCGAGTCCAATTAATGGTTCTAGTCCTTCTTACTGTGGTATGTGTGGGCTTGACCTTTTGAGCTTCGTTTACAATTGCTATGATTGCAACTCTGACATTGATATCGGTTGCGCTAAGCTTGCACGGTGCTTCATTCAACCTGAAAGTCACAAGCATCATTTCACTAAGTGGAGTATGTCTGATCCATTTACATGTTTCTTCTGTGGCACATATAGTGATCGATCTGGACTCTTGTTAGGAAATTGGCTACCTTCTATTTGCACTAATTGTCAGGTTGTTGTTCACACTAAATGTATATCATTGCCATTCACAGTCCATTTACCACAACATGATCACCCCCTCATCCACACTTATTGCATTCCTGAAAGTCAATCTATTGCTTTAATTTGTGGAATTTGTGATAGGGAAGTGAACAGAGAATTTGGATGTTattcttgtcaaaattgtcCGTGTATTGTCCATGCCAACTGTGCACTGAACAATGTAGAAGAGGTGGGACAAAAGTTCTGGGCGGAAGGAATTGAGACAATAGAGGACGAATTACTTGAGCAAGAGATTGAACATTTCAGTCATCCTCGTCATAAATTATTTCTGGTACAAAATCATGATGATGCTCATGAGATTGAAACAAAATGCGATGGGTGCATGAGTCTAATCTCTTGTCCTTTTTACAAATGTCTAGAATGTGATTTTTCTCTCCACATCAGCTGTTCCAAATTACCAAAACAAATCAATCACCCACTTCACAAAAAACACCCCTTAACCCTTGTTCCAAACGATGACAATTTCGTCTTCCATTGTTGGGCTTGTTGGAATTGGTGTCATGGCTTGTCCTATCGTTGTCTAACTTGTAACTACTTCAGAATTGATGTCCGGTGTGCTTTAGTCAATCCTTTAGAATTCTACCATGATAGTCATGAGCACCCCCTCAGTATATACACCGAAAGCAATAACTGTGCACAATGTATTTCTTGCGGCAAGCATCGCTGGACATGCTTGTTCCTCCAATGCAAAGAAGAATGTCCCTTCGCATTAGACTATAGATGCGCCACACTACCACGTACATTCAAGTATGAGTACGATGAACATCCTCTTGTCCTCTCATACCAACAAAATGATGATTCTAATGGGTATCTTTATTGTGATATTTGTGACCAAAATAGAGATCCTAATCATTGGTTTTACGGTTGTCCAAATTATACCGAGTGTCCGAATTATGTTCATCCCAAATGTGCTCATGGTAACTACCTCTACGTCAAGCTAGGAACCAGTATCAAGGCTCCCAATTTGCACGAACACGAGCTCTTTTTCATCTCAAGGGAGCAAGATTTCCTTCCATGCTACTTGTGCAGCAAGAAGGATCAAGAACTGTCCGTTGAATGTCACATGGAAGACTGCAACTTTAGCGTTCATTGCGATTGTGCCTTCTTAAAACCGTAA